The following proteins are co-located in the Spinactinospora alkalitolerans genome:
- a CDS encoding DUF3618 domain-containing protein — MEGRDPAGMRRDPASVQAEIERVQARLAWAIDEIGDRTKPGNVARRGWGRLRDTGGHLAEEARALVSGSGVVRRSSQEVEPPEGSIVLKGDGEVVTDYEMRPGPSGPVLIGVGVGVVVAVGLVVLWRRKRR, encoded by the coding sequence ATGGAGGGACGCGACCCCGCGGGGATGCGTCGGGATCCGGCCAGTGTGCAGGCGGAGATCGAACGCGTGCAGGCCCGGCTGGCCTGGGCGATCGATGAGATCGGCGATCGGACCAAGCCGGGCAACGTGGCGCGCCGTGGCTGGGGGCGGTTGCGCGACACCGGCGGGCACCTGGCCGAGGAGGCCAGGGCGCTGGTCTCCGGCAGTGGCGTGGTCCGCAGGAGCAGCCAGGAGGTCGAGCCGCCGGAGGGCAGCATCGTCCTCAAGGGCGATGGCGAGGTCGTCACCGACTACGAGATGCGTCCGGGGCCGTCGGGTCCGGTGCTGATCGGTGTCGGGGTGGGCGTCGTCGTCGCCGTGGGCCTGGTCGTGCTGTGGCGGCGCAAGCGGCGCTAG
- a CDS encoding serine/threonine-protein kinase, with the protein MSSIEKPEAERPAQSSLDSARPATLEAAPDERVLAGRYALQAQIARGGVGTVWRATDLVLDREVAVKELRLPADLSESERTSLLRRTTREARVAARLTHPGVVTVLDVVNEDGRPWIVMELVVARTLAEIIELAGPLPYQRVSEIGLQLISALKAAHDEGIIHRDVKPDNVMISEDGRVVLTDFGLAAWTGESALTSSGRIIGSPSYIPPERAKAGPVGPASDLWSLGATLYAAVEGHPPYNRKGYIAILRGDDLEDPPLAEHAGPLAPVLAGLLHVDSDARLTADNATKMLRIAALAPWAPETSPETAAKSAAEVTGAQEAVEEEVSADRDGAREHFRAGAHVLRSSLQESVSELQESVSESMSSLQEALHRHRPESVSSLLTSIRESTDTLGLTSSGRHRSKSPAAVVAAVAVGVLALLAVVLWALLFR; encoded by the coding sequence GTGTCCTCCATCGAAAAGCCCGAAGCAGAGCGGCCTGCGCAGTCGTCGCTCGATTCAGCGCGCCCGGCGACTCTTGAGGCCGCCCCCGACGAGCGGGTGCTGGCCGGCCGCTACGCGTTGCAGGCTCAGATCGCGCGCGGTGGCGTCGGTACCGTGTGGCGGGCCACCGACCTGGTCCTCGACCGCGAGGTGGCGGTCAAGGAGCTGCGGCTGCCGGCCGATCTGAGCGAGTCCGAGCGGACCTCACTGCTGCGCCGTACCACCCGCGAGGCGCGGGTCGCGGCGCGGCTCACCCATCCCGGCGTGGTCACCGTTCTCGACGTCGTGAACGAGGACGGCCGGCCGTGGATCGTCATGGAACTCGTCGTCGCGCGCACGCTCGCCGAGATCATCGAGCTGGCCGGGCCGCTGCCCTACCAGCGCGTCTCCGAGATCGGCCTGCAGTTGATCAGCGCGCTGAAGGCGGCCCACGACGAAGGCATCATCCATCGCGACGTCAAGCCCGACAACGTGATGATCAGCGAGGACGGCCGGGTCGTGCTGACCGACTTCGGTCTGGCGGCGTGGACCGGCGAGTCCGCGCTGACCAGTTCCGGGCGGATCATCGGCTCGCCGTCCTACATCCCGCCGGAGCGGGCGAAGGCCGGGCCGGTGGGGCCGGCGTCGGACCTGTGGTCGCTGGGGGCGACGCTGTACGCGGCGGTCGAGGGACACCCGCCCTACAACCGCAAGGGCTACATCGCGATCCTGCGCGGGGACGACCTGGAGGATCCGCCGCTCGCAGAGCATGCCGGCCCGCTGGCGCCGGTGCTGGCGGGCCTGTTGCACGTGGACTCCGATGCCCGTCTGACGGCGGACAACGCGACGAAGATGCTGCGCATCGCCGCGCTGGCCCCGTGGGCGCCGGAGACCAGCCCCGAGACGGCTGCGAAGTCGGCCGCCGAGGTCACGGGTGCGCAGGAGGCCGTTGAGGAGGAGGTGTCCGCGGACCGCGACGGGGCCAGGGAGCACTTCCGGGCCGGTGCGCACGTGCTGCGCAGTTCGCTGCAGGAGTCGGTCTCGGAGTTGCAGGAGTCGGTTTCGGAGTCGATGTCGTCGCTGCAGGAGGCGCTGCACCGGCACCGCCCCGAGTCGGTCAGCTCCCTGCTGACCTCCATCCGGGAGTCGACGGACACGCTCGGTCTGACGAGTTCGGGCCGGCACCGCAGTAAGAGCCCTGCGGCGGTCGTGGCCGCGGTGGCCGTGGGCGTCCTCGCGCTGCTCGCGGTGGTGCTGTGGGCGCTGCTGTTCCGTTAG
- a CDS encoding Nramp family divalent metal transporter, with protein MAVTEQRRASWKLIGPGFVVAATGVGTGDLVATLIAGQRFGYTLLWATIVGCLVKIALAEATGRWHLATGRTIFDGWSSLGRWTHVYFAPYIVIWGLVYGATAMSATALPLASLFPAVPLWAWAVLVGLSALLFVWFNRYSLLEKAMTALVGVMFVTVVGLAAYLTPDIGATLAGLVPTLPEGSAVYTMGLVGGVGGTITMAAYGYWVNAKGWRDAAWIKVMRWDNRVAYITTGVFVIAMLIVGAELLYSANLALESGEQGLLQLGDVLEERFGRAIAILFLIGFFSAAYSSVLGVWHGVSLLFADFVGHVRGRTNRPVEERERSWAFRAYALWLTFPPLIVVFRGRPVDELVIIYGVFGAFFMPFLALTLIWLLNSGRTPREWRNGWLSNLGLAVAGLLFIVLLGHDLWETFTGA; from the coding sequence GTGGCAGTCACCGAACAACGAAGAGCAAGCTGGAAACTGATCGGTCCTGGGTTCGTCGTGGCCGCCACAGGTGTCGGGACCGGCGACCTGGTGGCCACTCTGATCGCGGGTCAGCGATTCGGCTACACCCTGCTGTGGGCGACCATCGTCGGCTGCCTGGTCAAGATCGCCCTCGCGGAGGCGACCGGACGCTGGCACCTGGCGACCGGGCGGACGATCTTCGACGGCTGGAGCAGCCTGGGCCGGTGGACGCACGTCTACTTCGCGCCCTACATCGTCATCTGGGGCCTCGTCTACGGCGCCACCGCCATGTCGGCCACCGCGTTACCGCTGGCGTCGCTCTTCCCCGCGGTTCCGCTGTGGGCGTGGGCCGTCCTCGTCGGCCTCTCGGCTCTGCTGTTCGTGTGGTTCAACCGCTACTCGCTGCTGGAAAAGGCCATGACCGCCCTGGTCGGCGTCATGTTCGTGACCGTGGTCGGCCTGGCCGCCTACCTCACGCCCGACATCGGTGCGACGCTCGCCGGCCTGGTCCCGACGCTGCCCGAGGGCTCGGCCGTCTACACGATGGGCCTGGTCGGCGGGGTCGGCGGCACGATCACGATGGCCGCGTACGGCTACTGGGTCAACGCGAAGGGCTGGCGGGACGCCGCCTGGATCAAGGTGATGCGCTGGGACAACCGCGTCGCCTACATCACCACCGGGGTCTTCGTCATCGCGATGCTGATCGTGGGCGCCGAGCTCCTCTACAGCGCCAACCTGGCCCTCGAATCGGGCGAGCAGGGCCTGCTGCAACTGGGCGACGTCCTTGAGGAGCGGTTCGGCCGCGCCATCGCGATCCTGTTCCTCATCGGGTTCTTCTCGGCGGCGTACTCGTCGGTGCTCGGCGTGTGGCACGGCGTCAGCCTGCTGTTCGCCGACTTCGTCGGGCACGTCCGGGGCAGGACCAACCGCCCGGTGGAGGAGCGGGAGCGGAGCTGGGCGTTTCGCGCCTACGCGCTGTGGCTGACCTTCCCCCCGCTGATCGTGGTGTTCCGGGGGCGGCCCGTTGACGAGCTCGTCATCATCTACGGCGTCTTCGGCGCGTTCTTCATGCCGTTCCTGGCGCTGACGCTGATATGGCTGCTCAACTCCGGGCGGACCCCGCGGGAGTGGCGCAACGGCTGGCTGAGCAACCTCGGCCTGGCCGTCGCGGGCCTGCTGTTCATCGTGCTGCTCGGGCACGACCTGTGGGAGACCTTCACGGGGGCGTGA
- a CDS encoding CDP-alcohol phosphatidyltransferase family protein: protein MSGFTLDEVKERTCKVRDSWWTVWAVDPIALRLVRAAANRTSVTPNQLTVAALLLGLGAAACFALGSWPFLLAGAVLYYLCFLLDCMDGKLARLTDRESLFGSWMDYVFDRFRVLVCAIALMGGQYVLTGEVVFVWMALAVVFCDMLRYLNALQVYKMRREMRSHLAGALERARATLSMLEPEEAHSDGRPMSDTGEQAVLRHGISVLAQILRTQTEKETRYDRDAGKQPDVRLPKIDLHQEFRSRFPWYQRFWDFMRARRVRTHLVSGIEFQTAVFILAPVAGAVASASIVWITVAVGVLLLAFEIAIVYKLWLSTRDFFRVVDGIEGALNLTRSPDESAGRDASAENPSQVTLR, encoded by the coding sequence ATGTCCGGTTTCACTTTGGACGAGGTCAAGGAGCGCACGTGCAAGGTGCGCGATTCCTGGTGGACGGTGTGGGCGGTCGATCCGATCGCGCTGCGCCTGGTCCGGGCGGCGGCCAACCGCACGTCGGTCACGCCGAACCAGTTGACGGTGGCGGCGCTGCTGCTGGGGCTGGGGGCCGCGGCGTGCTTCGCCCTGGGGTCGTGGCCGTTCCTGCTGGCCGGCGCGGTGCTGTACTACCTGTGCTTCCTGCTGGACTGCATGGACGGCAAGCTCGCGCGGCTGACCGACCGGGAGTCGCTGTTCGGGTCCTGGATGGACTACGTCTTCGACCGGTTCCGGGTGCTGGTGTGCGCGATCGCGCTGATGGGCGGGCAGTACGTGCTCACGGGCGAGGTCGTGTTCGTGTGGATGGCGCTGGCGGTGGTCTTCTGCGACATGCTGCGCTACCTCAACGCGCTGCAGGTCTACAAGATGCGCAGGGAGATGCGGTCGCACCTGGCCGGTGCGCTGGAGCGGGCGCGGGCCACGCTGTCGATGCTGGAGCCCGAGGAGGCGCACTCGGACGGCCGGCCGATGAGCGACACGGGCGAGCAGGCGGTGCTGCGGCACGGCATCTCGGTCCTGGCGCAGATCCTGCGCACGCAGACGGAGAAGGAGACGAGGTACGACCGCGACGCGGGCAAGCAGCCCGACGTCCGGCTGCCCAAGATCGACCTGCACCAGGAGTTCCGCAGCCGTTTCCCCTGGTACCAGCGGTTCTGGGACTTCATGCGGGCGCGCAGGGTCCGCACGCACCTGGTCAGCGGCATCGAGTTCCAGACGGCCGTGTTCATCCTGGCCCCGGTGGCCGGGGCGGTCGCGAGTGCCTCGATCGTCTGGATTACCGTTGCCGTGGGCGTTTTGCTGCTCGCGTTCGAGATCGCGATCGTCTATAAACTGTGGTTGTCCACTCGGGACTTCTTCCGCGTGGTGGATGGAATCGAAGGCGCGTTGAATCTCACGCGCTCGCCTGACGAATCGGCCGGCCGCGACGCGTCGGCCGAGAACCCCTCTCAGGTGACCCTGCGGTAG
- the rph gene encoding ribonuclease PH: protein MTITRKWLRHAEGSALVEFGDTRVLCAATVEDGVPRWRRGTGEGWVTAEYAMLPRSTDTRGARESVKGKIGGRTHEISRLIGRSLRAVIDFKAMGEHTITLDCDVLQADGGTRTAAITGAYVALVDAVKYLRKHRNLKRDPLTGSVSAVSVGIVQGQSRLDLNYLEDSVAQTDMNVVVTGDGQFIEVQGTAEGAPFDRSSLDGLLDLAVDGCVRLTEIQKKALVG from the coding sequence GTGACCATCACCCGCAAGTGGCTGCGGCACGCCGAGGGCTCGGCCCTCGTCGAATTCGGCGACACCCGCGTGCTGTGCGCGGCGACCGTCGAGGACGGCGTGCCTCGCTGGCGCCGGGGCACCGGTGAGGGCTGGGTCACCGCCGAATACGCGATGTTGCCCCGCTCCACCGACACGCGCGGGGCGCGGGAGTCGGTCAAGGGCAAGATCGGCGGGCGCACGCACGAGATCTCCCGGCTCATCGGCCGGTCCCTGCGCGCGGTCATCGACTTCAAGGCGATGGGCGAGCACACCATCACCCTCGACTGCGACGTGCTGCAGGCCGACGGCGGTACCCGCACCGCCGCCATCACCGGTGCCTACGTGGCGCTCGTCGACGCGGTGAAGTACCTGCGCAAGCACCGCAACCTCAAGCGCGACCCCCTCACCGGCTCGGTCTCCGCCGTCAGCGTCGGCATCGTCCAGGGGCAGTCGCGCCTCGACCTCAACTACCTGGAGGACTCGGTCGCCCAGACCGACATGAACGTCGTCGTCACCGGCGACGGCCAGTTCATCGAGGTCCAGGGCACCGCGGAGGGCGCCCCGTTCGACCGCTCCAGCCTCGACGGCCTCCTCGACCTCGCCGTCGACGGATGCGTCCGGCTCACCGAGATCCAGAAGAAGGCGCTGGTGGGGTGA
- a CDS encoding M16 family metallopeptidase: MLQPRPTLGAPSPYTFPKPRRLRVGGGTVVAIDVPRQPYASIRLVQPAGGVNEPLEHMGVAALTNEALEDGVRGNSSLAPALERHGADWISRVTWDSFVTGVDAPANRINDAVSLFAEAVRAPALRPDDVVRRRDQLVERFWLEASVASTLAARAIGGQLFTGRYATPLSGGPARLQELTPEAVADFHAGSIAAVAGTLVVVGDLSDVDLEELGKTVFGDADPTPSPSTSAPGSAPGELPRIVVLDRPGSVQSALILAHRAPARSEIDLPRADGMSDVLGGMFTSRLNMELRERLGYTYGVGCRFDLRRDSGVFLLSTQVEAPTTAHSVTATLGEIERLQADGVTESELAAVRESNTVGLPVSYSTARSLAGALVEAVIHDLPEDHVDRLRAGFERITSEDLHEAAREYLHPRDSVVIVAGDAKEVAGPLEETGFGPVTVHDPETLWT, translated from the coding sequence ATGCTGCAGCCCCGTCCGACACTCGGTGCTCCCAGCCCGTACACGTTTCCCAAGCCGCGGCGCCTGCGGGTCGGCGGCGGCACGGTCGTCGCCATCGACGTCCCCCGCCAGCCCTACGCGTCGATCCGCCTCGTGCAGCCCGCCGGCGGCGTCAACGAGCCGCTGGAGCACATGGGCGTCGCCGCGCTCACCAACGAGGCGCTGGAGGACGGCGTCCGCGGCAACAGCTCGCTGGCGCCCGCTCTGGAGCGCCACGGGGCCGACTGGATCTCGCGCGTCACCTGGGACAGCTTCGTGACCGGGGTGGACGCTCCGGCCAACCGGATCAACGACGCGGTCTCCCTGTTCGCCGAGGCCGTCCGCGCTCCGGCGCTGCGGCCCGACGACGTGGTGCGCCGCCGCGACCAGCTCGTCGAGCGCTTCTGGCTGGAGGCCTCCGTCGCCTCCACCCTGGCCGCCCGCGCCATCGGCGGGCAGCTCTTCACCGGCCGCTACGCCACCCCGCTCAGCGGCGGCCCGGCGCGGCTGCAGGAGCTCACGCCGGAGGCCGTGGCCGACTTCCACGCGGGCTCCATCGCCGCCGTCGCCGGCACCCTGGTCGTCGTCGGCGACCTCTCCGACGTCGACCTGGAGGAGCTGGGCAAGACCGTCTTCGGTGACGCCGACCCCACGCCCTCCCCGTCCACCTCGGCTCCGGGGTCCGCGCCCGGCGAGCTGCCGCGCATCGTCGTCCTGGACCGGCCGGGGTCCGTGCAGTCGGCGCTGATCCTGGCCCACCGCGCCCCGGCCCGCTCCGAGATCGACCTGCCCAGGGCCGATGGCATGAGCGACGTGCTGGGCGGGATGTTCACCTCGCGGCTCAACATGGAGCTGCGCGAGCGCCTGGGCTACACCTACGGCGTCGGGTGCAGGTTCGACCTGCGCCGCGACAGCGGGGTCTTCCTCCTCAGCACCCAGGTCGAGGCGCCCACGACCGCGCACTCGGTCACCGCGACCCTGGGCGAGATCGAGCGGCTCCAGGCCGACGGCGTGACGGAGAGCGAGTTGGCGGCGGTCCGCGAGTCCAACACGGTGGGGCTCCCGGTGAGCTACTCCACCGCGCGCAGCCTGGCCGGCGCGCTGGTCGAGGCGGTCATCCACGACCTGCCGGAGGACCACGTCGACCGGCTGCGCGCCGGGTTCGAGCGCATCACCTCCGAGGACCTGCACGAGGCCGCGCGCGAGTACCTGCACCCGCGCGACTCCGTGGTCATCGTCGCGGGCGACGCCAAGGAGGTCGCCGGTCCGCTGGAGGAGACCGGTTTCGGTCCCGTCACGGTGCACGATCCCGAAACGTTGTGGACCTAA
- the bcp gene encoding thioredoxin-dependent thiol peroxidase produces MSEPTVRLQPGDTAPDFTLDDADGNPVTLSEVLKSDRRVVLYFYPAAMTPGCTTEACDFRDNLRAFDTAGLTVLGISPDGTAKLARFRDKEGLTFPLLGDPDKKVLASYGAFGEKKNYGRTVQGVIRSTFVIAADGTVEKALYNVKATGHVDRIKRELGL; encoded by the coding sequence TTGAGCGAGCCCACCGTCCGCCTCCAGCCCGGCGACACCGCTCCCGACTTCACCCTCGACGACGCCGACGGCAACCCCGTGACGCTCAGCGAGGTGCTCAAGTCCGACAGGCGCGTCGTGCTGTACTTCTACCCCGCCGCGATGACCCCGGGCTGCACCACGGAGGCCTGCGACTTCCGCGACAACCTGCGGGCCTTCGACACCGCGGGCCTGACCGTGCTGGGCATCTCCCCCGACGGCACCGCCAAGCTCGCCCGATTCCGCGACAAGGAGGGCCTGACCTTCCCGCTGCTCGGCGACCCGGACAAGAAGGTCCTCGCCTCCTACGGCGCCTTCGGCGAGAAGAAGAACTACGGCAGGACCGTCCAGGGCGTCATCCGCTCCACCTTCGTCATCGCCGCCGACGGCACCGTGGAGAAGGCCCTCTACAACGTGAAGGCCACCGGCCACGTCGACCGGATCAAGCGCGAACTGGGACTGTAG
- the rdgB gene encoding RdgB/HAM1 family non-canonical purine NTP pyrophosphatase yields the protein MSTARTIVLATHNAKKVPEMRAILAEAGLDIEVVGLDAHPGAPDVAETESTFTGNALLKARAVARHTGLPAVADDSGLRVDELNGMPGVLSARWSGRFGTATGDKDRANLELVLDQLADTPDERRGAEFVSAAALVLPTGEERVVEGVMRGALITEPRGDNGFGYDPIFVPEGETRTTAEMSAAEKNAISHRGIAFRLLAEELRKPG from the coding sequence ATGAGCACCGCCAGGACGATCGTGCTGGCCACGCACAACGCCAAGAAGGTCCCGGAGATGCGGGCCATTCTCGCCGAGGCCGGCCTCGACATCGAGGTGGTCGGGCTCGACGCGCACCCCGGTGCGCCCGATGTCGCCGAGACCGAGTCCACCTTCACCGGCAACGCGCTGCTCAAGGCACGCGCGGTCGCCCGCCACACCGGCCTGCCGGCCGTCGCCGACGACTCCGGCCTGCGCGTGGACGAGCTGAACGGCATGCCCGGTGTCTTGTCCGCCCGCTGGTCCGGCCGCTTCGGCACCGCGACCGGCGACAAGGACCGCGCCAATCTCGAACTGGTCCTCGACCAGCTCGCCGACACCCCTGACGAGCGCCGCGGCGCGGAGTTCGTCTCGGCCGCCGCGCTCGTGCTGCCGACGGGAGAGGAGCGTGTCGTCGAGGGCGTCATGCGGGGCGCGCTCATCACCGAGCCGCGCGGGGACAACGGGTTCGGCTACGACCCGATCTTCGTGCCCGAGGGCGAGACGCGCACCACGGCGGAGATGAGCGCGGCCGAGAAGAACGCGATCAGCCACCGGGGCATCGCGTTCCGGCTGCTCGCCGAGGAGCTGCGGAAACCGGGCTGA
- a CDS encoding M16 family metallopeptidase has product MATNGAVGQIGQFTLDNGLRLVTAPAATGQVAAVNLWYGVGSRHEVPGRTGFAHLFEHLMFQGSGNVSKGAHFDAVERLGGDINASTSTDRTNYYETVPEHALDLALWLEADRLATLREGMTQEVLDNQRDVVKNERRQRYDNVPYGTAFERILRLGYPEGHPYHHSTIGSMADLDAADLDYVLSFHERHYGPDNLVLTVVSDLDPGDVHERVKRYFGGIPAREVAAEAPDAALEGPIGGPFRETVTEPVPAPAVFLGYRVAPYGDREFDVMSLTSAILGQGQGSRLYRRLVVERGLANDDGGASADLLPFRYTPSLMLVSMIAREGVSGDELEAAILEEVAALADGVTEEELERARAVLERDHLQSVSTPGGLADSLGSHTQLFDDPGLVYTWPQRWAEISTDDIVAAAKRILTAENRLAVRFEPESQSETAEA; this is encoded by the coding sequence GTGGCGACGAACGGTGCGGTGGGGCAGATCGGTCAATTCACGCTGGACAACGGACTTCGCCTGGTAACCGCTCCGGCCGCCACCGGCCAGGTGGCAGCGGTCAACCTGTGGTACGGGGTCGGCTCGCGGCACGAGGTTCCCGGCCGTACCGGTTTCGCCCACCTGTTCGAGCACCTGATGTTCCAGGGCAGCGGCAACGTCAGCAAGGGCGCGCACTTCGACGCGGTGGAGCGGCTCGGCGGCGACATCAACGCCTCCACCTCCACCGACCGCACCAACTACTACGAGACCGTGCCCGAGCACGCTCTCGACCTCGCCCTCTGGCTGGAGGCCGACCGCCTCGCCACCCTGCGCGAGGGCATGACCCAGGAGGTCCTGGACAACCAGCGCGACGTCGTCAAGAACGAGCGCCGCCAGCGCTACGACAACGTCCCCTACGGCACCGCCTTCGAGCGCATCCTGCGCCTGGGCTACCCGGAGGGCCACCCCTACCACCACTCCACCATCGGGTCCATGGCCGACCTCGACGCCGCCGACCTGGACTACGTCCTGTCCTTCCACGAGCGCCACTACGGTCCGGACAACCTCGTCCTGACCGTCGTCAGCGACCTCGACCCCGGCGACGTCCACGAGCGGGTCAAGCGCTACTTCGGCGGCATCCCCGCCCGGGAGGTCGCCGCCGAGGCGCCCGACGCGGCCCTGGAGGGGCCGATCGGCGGCCCGTTCCGCGAGACCGTCACCGAGCCGGTCCCGGCGCCCGCCGTCTTCCTCGGGTACCGGGTCGCCCCCTACGGCGACCGCGAGTTCGACGTCATGAGCCTGACCTCCGCCATCCTCGGCCAGGGGCAGGGCAGTCGGCTCTACCGGCGGCTCGTCGTCGAGCGCGGTCTCGCCAACGACGACGGCGGGGCTTCGGCGGACCTGCTGCCGTTCCGCTACACGCCCAGCCTCATGCTCGTCAGCATGATCGCCCGTGAAGGCGTCAGCGGTGACGAGCTGGAGGCCGCCATCCTGGAGGAGGTCGCGGCCCTCGCCGACGGCGTCACCGAGGAGGAGCTGGAGCGGGCCCGCGCGGTCCTGGAGCGCGACCACCTCCAGAGCGTCTCCACCCCGGGCGGCCTGGCGGACTCCCTCGGAAGCCACACCCAGCTCTTCGACGACCCCGGGCTCGTCTACACCTGGCCGCAGCGCTGGGCCGAGATCAGCACCGACGACATCGTGGCCGCCGCCAAGCGAATCCTCACCGCAGAGAACCGGCTGGCCGTCCGCTTCGAGCCCGAGTCCCAGTCCGAGACCGCCGAAGCCTGA